A window of Streptosporangium brasiliense contains these coding sequences:
- a CDS encoding stage V sporulation protein S, translating to MSENAPTDTTGDDVVLRVKSSSNASALGAAVAHAIYAGKNVSLRAIGAGAVNQTSKSLAIAQGFVGPRGITLSARIGFTTVKMPEGEVTALVFKVLVA from the coding sequence ATGAGTGAAAACGCCCCCACCGACACCACCGGCGATGACGTCGTCCTGCGTGTGAAGTCCTCCTCCAACGCGTCGGCCCTGGGCGCGGCAGTCGCACACGCCATCTACGCGGGCAAGAACGTCTCCCTACGGGCGATCGGCGCCGGCGCAGTCAACCAGACCTCAAAGTCTCTGGCCATCGCGCAGGGATTCGTAGGACCCCGTGGCATTACCCTGTCGGCCCGGATCGGATTTACCACCGTGAAGATGCCCGAGGGCGAAGTCACCGCGCTGGTTTTCAAGGTCTTGGTCGCCTGA
- the thyX gene encoding FAD-dependent thymidylate synthase, whose translation MKISLLYTIQTTPIVDEMLQPLEFEDEMPTAADRIGEFAGRGCYRSFDRPREETRTSRGYHANIQARRHFNIYEHVSFPFLVQGVSRHLLGEFTRHRFHQFSVESLRFCPPREFVVHPTLEEAAEDDREIYEALERAWLSAEEEYEFLSERLSDRGDLSKKEIREACAQVLPLMTSTDLVVSANLRAWRDVIKLRAAEGANREIRQLARLFLEPLKELAPNTFQDIEVEA comes from the coding sequence GTGAAGATTTCCCTGCTCTACACCATTCAGACCACGCCGATCGTTGACGAGATGCTCCAGCCGCTGGAGTTCGAGGACGAGATGCCGACCGCGGCCGACCGTATCGGCGAGTTCGCCGGCCGCGGCTGCTATCGGTCCTTCGACCGGCCGCGGGAGGAGACCCGCACCAGCCGCGGCTACCACGCCAACATTCAGGCACGCCGGCACTTCAACATCTACGAACACGTGTCGTTCCCGTTCCTGGTCCAGGGCGTCTCCCGACACCTGCTGGGGGAGTTCACTCGCCACCGCTTCCACCAGTTCAGCGTGGAGAGCCTGCGCTTTTGTCCGCCCCGGGAATTCGTCGTCCACCCCACCCTGGAAGAGGCCGCCGAGGACGACCGGGAAATCTACGAGGCGTTGGAACGTGCCTGGCTCAGCGCTGAGGAGGAGTACGAGTTTCTGTCCGAGCGGCTGTCGGACCGCGGCGACCTGAGTAAGAAGGAAATCCGCGAGGCGTGCGCCCAGGTGCTGCCGCTGATGACGTCCACTGACCTGGTCGTCTCCGCCAACCTGCGGGCCTGGCGCGATGTGATCAAGCTGCGCGCGGCCGAGGGCGCCAACAGGGAAATCCGCCAGCTGGCCAGGCTCTTCCTGGAGCCGCTCAAGGAACTGGCCCCCAACACCTTCCAGGACATCGAGGTGGAGGCCTGA
- a CDS encoding WhiB family transcriptional regulator codes for MVLKPRVKAPDWRAAGNDTKAAKCLKFPPDLSRGYDPWFDVEYEIDCLDICNGESDGRRCPMRDTCLDFALINNETGGVWGGMLPHDRRNLRLARRADPYLELKWHPPTPKPSDFDEDDLLLLD; via the coding sequence GTGGTCCTCAAGCCGCGGGTGAAGGCCCCGGACTGGAGAGCAGCCGGCAACGACACCAAAGCCGCCAAGTGCCTCAAGTTCCCGCCGGACCTCTCGCGCGGCTACGACCCCTGGTTCGACGTCGAATACGAGATCGACTGCCTGGACATCTGCAACGGCGAATCCGACGGCCGCCGGTGCCCCATGCGAGACACCTGCCTGGACTTCGCGCTGATCAACAACGAGACGGGCGGCGTATGGGGCGGAATGCTCCCACACGACCGACGCAACCTCCGCCTCGCCCGCCGGGCCGATCCCTACCTGGAGCTGAAGTGGCACCCGCCGACACCAAAGCCAAGCGACTTCGACGAGGACGACCTTCTCCTGCTCGACTGA
- a CDS encoding 3'-5' exoribonuclease domain-containing protein yields the protein MKIWYDTEFVDTGDRILFISIGMVAEDGRELYRVSPANIPRMLGNPWLMDNVFPHLPVRYTGTTKIWDWDYEHPEYGAVRRPHNIADDVSAFIGETPDPELWAYYAAYDHVALAQLFGRMLDLPQHCPKYTNELQQEIVRMGKPRLPKQIGRPHHALSDAHHDKQIHDFLTGAAHPPAVHPDQRTLF from the coding sequence GTGAAAATCTGGTACGACACCGAGTTCGTGGATACCGGGGACCGGATCCTGTTCATCTCCATAGGCATGGTGGCCGAGGACGGCCGCGAGCTCTACCGGGTCAGCCCGGCCAACATCCCCAGGATGCTCGGCAACCCCTGGTTGATGGACAACGTCTTTCCGCACCTGCCCGTTCGATACACCGGCACCACGAAAATCTGGGACTGGGACTACGAGCACCCGGAGTACGGAGCCGTCCGGCGTCCTCACAACATTGCCGATGATGTCTCTGCCTTCATCGGGGAGACCCCCGATCCGGAGTTGTGGGCCTACTACGCCGCCTACGATCACGTGGCCCTCGCGCAGCTGTTCGGCCGGATGCTCGACCTCCCGCAGCACTGCCCGAAGTACACCAACGAGCTCCAGCAGGAAATCGTCCGGATGGGAAAGCCGCGCCTGCCCAAGCAGATCGGCCGGCCGCACCATGCGCTGTCCGATGCCCACCATGACAAGCAGATCCACGACTTCCTCACCGGCGCCGCACATCCGCCGGCCGTGCACCCCGACCAGCGGACGCTGTTTTGA
- a CDS encoding DNA polymerase — translation MLSSTTVLDAEHLDHVVAHFSRFGELTYDVETVPPLRGVPAHNTITWLSMATHGMTVSIPMGHERGKIIGERKEPTIGPSGKVRNRTVPVWSNAPEQLRPSQVFEAIEPLLFSDRLKVCHNAAFDIASVAKYYDGAVPSKPWHDTFISSVLLDENRLNGLKPRIKQLYKLDYDKDNVGKKVETYAFSRVARYAYMDAKYTWLLYQRERDLIGHAGLSALLDLELGVLETVISMALAGAPVDGAVLAELGVQLDARLVETEAAIYKGLGKKVNLNSPQQKAVALYGPKAEGNLGLRPTTLTKGGKAKAGRGEKLLITDYSTDADSLEPHKKHLVVARFLDYQRDAKLKGTYVTGVLGDPEDPDEKPCLIVDGRVHGAFKQMGARTGRFSSAGPNLQNIPSRGVEGKKIRTAYRALPGHKLVVADYGQIELVLLAHFIGYGALYDGFHQGIDAHTMTASLVFGVPFDDVTKAYRAVAKGLNFAIVYGAGPTTVAEMAGISVAEAKRHMKVHREMFPEIYKYRAHVIETARRQRPPHTATLLGRIRRIPELRSADDFKRSSAERQIFNAKIQGSGADVVKKSMVRLLPLLPDRAELLMTVHDELVCHGPEDQVSLIEAALREAMLGEGIQKLLCVPLTADISVADNWAEAK, via the coding sequence GTGCTGAGCAGCACCACCGTTTTGGACGCCGAGCACCTGGACCACGTCGTCGCCCACTTCAGCCGTTTTGGTGAGTTGACCTACGACGTGGAGACGGTGCCGCCGCTGCGGGGCGTCCCCGCGCACAACACCATCACCTGGTTGTCCATGGCAACCCACGGCATGACCGTGTCCATCCCCATGGGCCACGAACGCGGGAAGATCATCGGTGAGCGGAAAGAGCCCACGATCGGCCCCAGCGGTAAGGTCCGCAACCGCACCGTCCCCGTCTGGTCGAATGCCCCCGAACAGCTCCGCCCGAGCCAGGTGTTCGAGGCCATCGAGCCGCTGCTGTTCTCTGATCGGCTGAAGGTCTGCCACAACGCAGCATTCGACATCGCGTCAGTGGCCAAGTACTACGACGGCGCCGTGCCGTCCAAGCCCTGGCATGACACCTTCATCAGCTCCGTCCTGCTGGACGAAAACCGGCTGAACGGTCTGAAGCCCCGCATCAAGCAGCTGTACAAGCTCGACTACGACAAAGACAACGTCGGCAAGAAGGTCGAGACCTACGCCTTCAGCCGGGTTGCTCGCTACGCGTACATGGACGCCAAATACACCTGGCTGCTGTACCAGCGCGAGCGCGACCTGATCGGCCACGCGGGCCTGTCAGCGCTGTTGGACCTGGAGCTCGGCGTCCTGGAGACCGTAATCTCCATGGCCCTGGCCGGGGCGCCGGTCGACGGCGCAGTCTTGGCCGAGCTCGGCGTGCAGCTGGACGCCCGCCTGGTGGAGACCGAGGCCGCGATCTACAAGGGCCTGGGCAAGAAGGTCAATCTCAACTCTCCCCAGCAGAAAGCGGTGGCTCTGTACGGGCCGAAGGCTGAGGGAAACCTGGGACTTCGTCCGACCACCCTGACCAAGGGAGGTAAGGCCAAAGCAGGGCGCGGCGAGAAACTGCTGATCACCGACTACAGCACGGACGCCGACTCGTTGGAGCCGCACAAGAAGCACCTGGTCGTCGCACGGTTCCTGGACTACCAGCGCGACGCCAAGCTGAAGGGGACCTACGTCACCGGCGTCCTGGGCGACCCCGAGGACCCGGACGAGAAGCCCTGTCTGATCGTGGACGGCCGTGTCCACGGCGCGTTCAAACAGATGGGCGCCCGCACCGGGCGGTTCTCCTCGGCCGGCCCCAACCTGCAAAACATCCCCTCCCGTGGTGTCGAAGGCAAGAAGATCCGCACTGCATACCGGGCGCTGCCCGGCCACAAACTGGTCGTGGCCGACTATGGCCAGATCGAACTGGTGCTTTTGGCCCACTTCATCGGCTATGGGGCGCTTTACGACGGTTTCCATCAGGGAATCGACGCGCACACCATGACCGCGTCACTCGTCTTCGGCGTCCCATTCGATGATGTGACAAAAGCGTACAGAGCTGTAGCAAAGGGACTTAACTTCGCGATCGTGTACGGAGCCGGCCCGACGACCGTGGCGGAAATGGCCGGCATCAGCGTGGCCGAGGCCAAGCGCCACATGAAGGTACACCGGGAAATGTTCCCGGAGATCTACAAGTACCGGGCGCACGTCATCGAGACCGCTCGCCGCCAGCGCCCGCCGCACACCGCGACTCTGCTGGGACGCATCCGACGTATCCCCGAGCTGCGCAGCGCCGACGACTTCAAGCGCTCCAGCGCCGAACGACAGATCTTCAACGCCAAGATCCAGGGGTCTGGAGCCGACGTTGTGAAGAAGTCCATGGTCCGGTTGCTGCCGCTGCTGCCCGACCGCGCCGAGCTGCTCATGACGGTGCACGACGAACTCGTCTGTCACGGCCCCGAGGATCAGGTGTCGCTGATCGAGGCAGCGCTACGCGAGGCGATGCTGGGCGAAGGCATCCAGAAGCTGCTGTGCGTCCCTCTGACCGCGGATATTTCTGTAGCCGACAACTGGGCGGAGGCCAAGTGA